A section of the Alkalicoccobacillus plakortidis genome encodes:
- a CDS encoding sensor histidine kinase: MNLFWRDHRLLIIVHILQAIIVGSILFLDPGAEPTSLMYAIFLSFLLLTGYLVYRYFVLAPYYKKLTDVSSGHHDFKIEGNHPLILAHNQLLARYYNQHQAEQHQLEIRKNQQVQFMTQWVHQMKTPVSVMNLITQNEADYHEYPALRTELKRLEKGLDLALHTARFEQFEQDFRIKSVQIKTLVQQVVQENKRLFILKEMYPKIDVDNEMYVSTDPKWLVFMLDQIIVNAIKYTKDSGKHLVIETIIADHKPTLKITDQGVGIQAADLPMIQRPFYTGENGRKYGESTGMGLHLVYQLCEKLHIKIDIQSKVGNGTTVTLQFPTR; the protein is encoded by the coding sequence ATGAATTTGTTTTGGAGAGACCACCGACTCCTTATTATCGTGCATATATTGCAGGCAATCATTGTAGGATCAATTTTATTTCTTGATCCAGGTGCTGAACCTACTAGTTTAATGTATGCTATCTTTTTGTCCTTTTTGTTATTAACTGGATATTTGGTCTATCGCTACTTTGTCCTTGCTCCCTATTATAAAAAGCTCACGGATGTTTCAAGCGGACATCATGATTTTAAGATCGAAGGTAATCACCCGTTAATTCTTGCTCACAATCAACTACTTGCCAGATACTATAATCAACATCAAGCTGAGCAGCATCAACTGGAGATTCGCAAAAATCAACAAGTTCAATTTATGACTCAGTGGGTACATCAAATGAAAACTCCCGTATCTGTAATGAATTTGATTACGCAAAACGAAGCCGACTATCATGAATATCCTGCTCTTAGAACTGAACTAAAAAGGCTAGAAAAAGGTTTAGATCTAGCTTTACACACAGCTCGTTTTGAACAATTTGAACAAGATTTCAGAATTAAATCCGTGCAGATCAAAACACTCGTTCAACAAGTGGTTCAGGAAAACAAACGATTATTCATCCTAAAAGAAATGTATCCAAAGATTGATGTAGACAATGAAATGTACGTCTCAACAGATCCTAAATGGCTTGTCTTTATGTTAGATCAAATAATTGTCAATGCAATCAAATATACAAAGGATTCAGGCAAACATTTGGTTATTGAAACGATAATTGCTGACCATAAACCAACACTTAAAATTACGGATCAAGGTGTAGGAATTCAAGCGGCTGATTTGCCAATGATTCAGCGTCCATTTTATACAGGTGAAAATGGACGAAAATACGGGGAATCAACAGGCATGGGACTTCACCTTGTTTATCAACTGTGCGAGAAGCTACACATAAAAATTGATATCCAATCAAAAGTAGGTAATGGAACCACCGTAACCCTACAATTCCCTACAAGATGA
- a CDS encoding ABC transporter ATP-binding protein, producing the protein MPSPLKEPFQYKKIDINHAKIKKDKKNKTAKDWKGTLLRIWSFLSVYRFKLILVVTMVLVSSILSLLGPFLVGMAIDNYFIAQSLDGLPSLLVVLAGIYLILSLATWYQNYWMIGISQQTVQEMRTVLFLHIQKLPLSYFDKKQHGELMSRMTNDMENVSNTLNSSIIQLLSSIITFIGILAVMLWLSPLLTVVTLMVIPLMILGMKWITKRTSIFFKEQQQNLGDLNGYIEETIAGQAMVKTFSREEPIILDFEEKNQTLRTSGFWAQTYSGFIPKVMNVLNNASFAIIAGVGGLLALNPGTGVTVGTIVIFAEYSRQFTRPLNDLANQFNTLLSAIAGAERVFEVIDEPSDQDHDGAKSIESINGDVRFDHVSFSYEDDPILTDVSFKVKAGETVAFVGPTGAGKTTIINLLSYFYDTDKGRILVDDQDIKQIKKESLRAKMGFVLQDSFLFQGSIRENIRYGRLDATDEQVEEAAIKANAHDFIMRLENGYDTKLKQDGGGISQGQRQLLSIARAILADPSILILDEATSSIDTITEMRIQEALKRLMEGRTSFMIAHRLNTIEQADRIFVLQDGQITEDGSHEELMERKGFYFGLHQKHEQQQTG; encoded by the coding sequence ATGCCCTCACCTTTAAAAGAACCCTTTCAATATAAAAAAATCGATATAAACCATGCAAAAATAAAAAAAGATAAAAAAAATAAAACAGCAAAGGATTGGAAAGGTACACTACTTAGAATTTGGTCATTTTTATCTGTGTATCGCTTTAAACTAATTCTCGTTGTGACCATGGTGTTAGTAAGTTCCATTCTAAGTCTACTTGGTCCTTTTCTAGTTGGCATGGCGATTGATAATTATTTTATCGCTCAAAGTCTTGATGGTTTGCCTTCACTATTAGTTGTTTTAGCAGGAATCTATCTCATACTCTCGCTTGCAACTTGGTACCAAAACTATTGGATGATTGGTATATCCCAACAAACGGTTCAAGAGATGAGAACGGTGCTATTTCTCCATATTCAAAAGCTGCCACTGTCCTATTTTGATAAAAAACAGCATGGTGAGTTAATGAGTCGCATGACAAATGATATGGAGAATGTGAGTAATACATTAAACAGTTCTATTATCCAACTATTATCAAGTATCATTACTTTTATTGGGATTTTGGCTGTTATGCTGTGGTTAAGCCCTCTGCTTACTGTGGTGACGCTGATGGTGATTCCACTGATGATCTTGGGAATGAAATGGATTACTAAACGGACCTCAATTTTCTTTAAAGAACAGCAGCAAAATCTTGGTGATTTAAATGGATATATTGAAGAAACAATTGCTGGTCAGGCTATGGTCAAGACATTTTCAAGAGAAGAGCCAATCATTCTGGATTTTGAAGAGAAAAATCAAACCCTTCGTACATCTGGTTTTTGGGCTCAAACATATTCGGGTTTTATTCCAAAAGTCATGAACGTGTTAAATAATGCAAGCTTTGCTATTATTGCCGGTGTTGGTGGGTTACTCGCACTAAATCCAGGGACTGGGGTAACGGTAGGAACAATCGTCATTTTTGCTGAGTACTCTAGGCAGTTCACGCGCCCACTAAATGACTTAGCAAACCAGTTTAACACATTACTTTCAGCAATTGCTGGAGCTGAGCGAGTATTTGAAGTAATTGATGAGCCATCAGATCAAGATCATGATGGTGCGAAATCTATTGAGTCTATAAATGGTGATGTACGATTTGATCATGTTTCTTTTTCATATGAGGATGACCCAATTCTCACAGATGTTTCTTTTAAAGTTAAAGCTGGTGAAACCGTTGCGTTTGTAGGGCCAACCGGGGCAGGTAAAACAACGATCATTAATTTATTGTCTTATTTTTATGATACAGACAAAGGACGAATATTAGTCGATGATCAGGATATTAAGCAAATCAAAAAAGAAAGCTTACGAGCAAAAATGGGATTTGTCTTACAGGATTCGTTTCTTTTTCAAGGCAGTATCAGAGAAAATATTCGGTACGGACGTTTAGATGCAACGGATGAACAAGTAGAAGAAGCTGCAATAAAAGCCAATGCACATGACTTTATTATGCGGCTTGAAAATGGGTACGATACTAAACTCAAACAAGATGGGGGAGGTATCAGTCAAGGACAGAGACAACTTCTGTCCATCGCAAGAGCCATTCTGGCTGATCCTTCCATTTTAATTTTGGATGAGGCCACTTCAAGTATCGATACGATTACAGAAATGCGTATTCAAGAAGCACTCAAGCGACTGATGGAAGGTAGAACAAGTTTTATGATTGCCCATCGTCTGAATACGATTGAGCAAGCAGATCGAATTTTTGTCTTACAGGATGGTCAAATTACAGAAGATGGATCACATGAGGAATTAATGGAGAGAAAAGGCTTTTATTTTGGACTTCATCAAAAACATGAGCAACAACAAACCGGCTAA
- a CDS encoding sensor histidine kinase yields the protein MIFEKLLLHVLIVLVPIIIYLVLYEGKPEKRNNAVLISFMSISAVLCVLFPFYNYGVLWDLRFVPIVIAFLYGSRKAGIIVSIIAMLVRIYFGGDMLLYGIIGLLINPLFFLWLTHYVKESPVKSNRLKLSMIGIMFPIVLQLFLAAMTFGVEDVFISEGYELLVSSVVYSALILLSMFGAASLYEMLLKRERMQEELLYAVRQQSISELSASIAHEVRNPLTVVKGFLQLMKEDESKVKPEYYQLILSELNRAENIIHEYLTLAKPKLGDSSLIPVKECLTHIITLLNPYAFKEGVLFKELQTEDQEVFIHTNRSKFKQAIINFVKNAIEAATPGGQVEVSMQSKHKTIEIRIEDTGKGMNKEELAKVGTVYYSTKEKGTGLGTMVSIRLIEEMGGSVTYTSQPDKGTTVLIKLPKKLKDE from the coding sequence ATGATTTTTGAGAAGCTGTTATTACATGTGCTAATCGTATTAGTACCTATAATTATTTACTTAGTTCTTTATGAGGGAAAGCCAGAGAAACGGAATAACGCAGTATTAATTAGTTTTATGTCCATTTCTGCGGTGTTGTGTGTATTATTTCCTTTTTATAATTACGGTGTATTATGGGATTTGCGTTTTGTTCCAATTGTGATTGCGTTTCTATATGGTAGCCGAAAAGCCGGGATTATTGTAAGTATCATAGCGATGTTGGTGCGGATATATTTTGGTGGGGATATGCTTTTATATGGCATTATTGGTCTGCTCATTAATCCATTGTTCTTCTTATGGTTAACACATTATGTAAAAGAGAGTCCAGTAAAAAGCAATCGCTTAAAGCTGTCAATGATTGGGATTATGTTTCCAATTGTTTTGCAACTCTTCTTAGCCGCAATGACATTTGGGGTAGAAGATGTATTCATTTCAGAGGGGTATGAGTTACTAGTCTCCTCTGTCGTTTACTCCGCACTAATTTTGTTATCCATGTTTGGTGCAGCTTCGTTGTATGAAATGCTCTTAAAAAGAGAGAGAATGCAAGAGGAGTTACTTTATGCAGTAAGACAACAGTCGATTAGTGAACTGTCAGCTTCTATTGCACACGAGGTTAGAAATCCACTAACCGTTGTAAAAGGGTTTCTTCAACTTATGAAAGAAGATGAATCAAAGGTTAAGCCAGAATATTATCAGTTGATACTAAGTGAGTTAAACCGGGCGGAGAACATTATTCACGAATATTTAACTCTCGCGAAACCCAAGCTTGGTGATAGCAGTTTGATCCCTGTAAAAGAGTGTTTGACTCACATTATTACTCTTCTAAATCCGTATGCTTTTAAGGAAGGTGTATTATTTAAAGAGCTTCAAACGGAAGATCAAGAGGTATTTATTCATACGAATCGATCAAAGTTTAAGCAAGCAATTATTAATTTTGTGAAAAATGCAATTGAAGCCGCAACCCCTGGTGGGCAGGTAGAAGTTAGCATGCAATCGAAGCATAAGACAATAGAGATTCGTATAGAAGATACTGGAAAAGGAATGAACAAAGAGGAGTTGGCAAAAGTAGGAACCGTTTATTATTCAACAAAGGAAAAAGGAACAGGTCTTGGTACAATGGTATCCATTCGATTAATTGAAGAGATGGGAGGCAGTGTAACCTATACAAGCCAACCTGATAAGGGTACTACAGTCCTAATCAAACTTCCCAAAAAACTAAAAGATGAATAA
- a CDS encoding MIP/aquaporin family protein: MFAEFLAEMIGTMVLIIIGGGVVAGHLLKKSKAEGSGWIAISVAWGLAVTMGVYVSGTVSDGHLNPAVTVSFAAIGEFPWNMVPTYIAGQLIGAILGACVVYLNYLPHWKETKDQGLKLGVFATDPAIPHYPSNVISEAIGTAVLIFGLLAIGANQFTDGLNPFIVGLLITAIGFSLGGTTGYAINPARDLGPRIAHFLLPIHGKGPSNWNYAWVPIIGPLLGGVIGAVFYQFVFLESSLVGVIVGIVAILALVGISTTFSIAKSKQAKAINH; encoded by the coding sequence ATGTTTGCAGAATTTTTGGCTGAGATGATAGGAACGATGGTATTAATTATTATTGGTGGCGGTGTAGTAGCCGGTCATCTATTAAAAAAATCAAAAGCTGAGGGCTCTGGCTGGATTGCTATTTCAGTCGCTTGGGGTTTAGCTGTTACGATGGGTGTGTATGTATCTGGAACCGTTAGTGACGGACACTTAAACCCGGCAGTAACGGTATCTTTTGCAGCAATTGGTGAATTTCCGTGGAATATGGTTCCGACTTATATTGCTGGTCAGCTAATTGGCGCCATTCTTGGTGCATGTGTTGTTTATTTGAATTATTTACCACATTGGAAAGAAACGAAGGATCAAGGACTTAAGCTCGGTGTATTTGCAACTGACCCTGCTATTCCTCATTATCCATCTAATGTTATTAGTGAAGCTATTGGAACCGCTGTATTAATTTTTGGATTACTAGCGATTGGTGCGAATCAATTCACAGATGGATTGAATCCGTTTATTGTAGGCTTATTAATTACGGCAATTGGTTTTTCTTTAGGGGGAACAACTGGATATGCTATTAATCCCGCTCGTGACTTAGGTCCGAGAATTGCCCACTTTCTTCTTCCGATTCATGGCAAGGGACCATCCAATTGGAATTATGCATGGGTGCCAATTATTGGACCACTACTAGGTGGGGTCATCGGTGCTGTATTTTATCAATTTGTCTTTCTAGAAAGTTCTTTAGTTGGCGTCATTGTAGGAATTGTTGCTATCCTTGCATTGGTTGGAATATCTACAACCTTTTCAATCGCTAAATCAAAACAAGCAAAAGCAATTAACCATTAA